Genomic DNA from Candidatus Dependentiae bacterium:
CAGCAGCATGTAGTAATGAATCCCCTCTATTTGTGCTCATGGTAGCACCTGCATTTATAAGCATTTTAGTCATATCCACATCTTTATTGTTCATAGCATTAAATACGGCTGTGTAGCCAGATTTGTTTACTGCATTTATATCAGCACCTGCCTGAAGAAGCATATGCGCTATATCTGCATTTCCAGCATGATGTAACGCAGTATTTCCATAATAGTCAACAGCATTTATATCGGCGCCCGCTTGGAGAAGTATTTGGACAATATCTATATTATCATCCTTTACAGCAAAATGCAGTGGAGTAACATCCCTCACGCTATTATATAGTGCTTTATTTCCACAATCCCTAACAGCATTTACATCAGCACCTGCCAAAAGAAGTATCTTTACCATTTCTGTATTTTTACTTCTTACAGCCCTGTATAATACAGCACGTCCTCTAGTATCCTTGACATTGACATCTACTCCTGCTATAAGAAGCATCTGAACTATATCTGTATATCCACGACTCACCGCATTACTCAGTGTATCTGCATCTATAAAAGAACCTGCCAATATCAGCATCCTTACCATATCCACGTTGCCATTCTTCGCAGCATAGGATAATGCAGTATCCCCGCTTGTAGTAGCGATATTCACATCAGCACCAGAAAGAATAAGTATCTTTAGTACCTCCAGATGACTTTGTTCTACAGAAATGTGTAATGCAGTGCGCCCCTTTGAATCAACGACATCCATGTTAGCTTTGCTTAGAAGTAACCTGACCGTTTCTGTATG
This window encodes:
- a CDS encoding ankyrin repeat domain-containing protein: TKYFSITLDMSLINAAAIGDISLVKSCLSDGDDVNIPNSYGSTALHAAASRGHEDVVWFLLSKANVNNDGRTALYLAARKGYTEIVRLLLSSGANANIIANNGYTALHLAVKQGHTETVRLLLSKANMDVVDSKGRTALHISVEQSHLEVLKILILSGADVNIATTSGDTALSYAAKNGNVDMVRMLILAGSFIDADTLSNAVSRGYTDIVQMLLIAGVDVNVKDTRGRAVLYRAVRSKNTEMVKILLLAGADVNAVRDCGNKALYNSVRDVTPLHFAVKDDNIDIVQILLQAGADINAVDYYGNTALHHAGNADIAHMLLQAGADINAVNKSGYTAVFNAMNNKDVDMTKMLINAGATMSTNRGDSLLHAAASYGLVEIVELLLNEDNVNSTNDRGSTPLHKARTAEIVQMLIQAGADVN